Proteins encoded in a region of the Deefgea piscis genome:
- a CDS encoding STAS/SEC14 domain-containing protein, with protein sequence MISISHEAKYTHAVVFEQFTLQDYKEFEDNVLYDIRFHGATRLLLDLRLMDGYTIDMALEEIRFSKQNRQNFDRVAVVSDDQWVVWSVWLNQVISESEIKVFADIVSAQQWLEDMNIAA encoded by the coding sequence ATGATTAGTATTTCACACGAAGCTAAATATACGCATGCGGTGGTATTTGAACAATTTACCCTGCAAGACTATAAAGAGTTCGAAGATAATGTCTTGTATGACATTCGTTTTCATGGGGCAACCCGGCTTTTGCTCGATTTGAGATTAATGGATGGCTATACCATCGATATGGCACTCGAAGAGATTCGATTTTCAAAACAAAATCGGCAAAATTTTGATCGAGTGGCCGTGGTGAGTGATGATCAGTGGGTGGTTTGGTCAGTTTGGTTAAATCAAGTTATTTCTGAGTCCGAAATAAAAGTATTTGCCGATATTGTGAGCGCACAGCAGTGGCTTGAAGATATGAATATTGCCGCCTAA
- the pdxJ gene encoding pyridoxine 5'-phosphate synthase, which yields MSRSILLGVNIDHVATVRNARGTLYPQPVLAAQLAEQAGADLITLHLREDRRHIRDEDVRLVRAVLQTRMNLEMALTEEMLAHALDIQPQDVCLVPEHRAEVTTEGGLDVLANPAHCGRYIQTLQDAGIRTSIFIDPDHAQIKMAHELGAPVIEIHTGRYADAKNRVEQQSELERVKEAATYAASLGLVVNAGHGLHYHNVQAIAAIAEIEELNIGHALISHSIFVGLKTAIVEMKALMQAARCG from the coding sequence ATGTCTCGCTCTATTTTACTCGGTGTTAATATTGACCATGTTGCAACGGTACGCAATGCCCGTGGTACGCTTTATCCACAGCCAGTGTTGGCAGCGCAACTTGCTGAGCAGGCGGGCGCGGATTTAATTACCTTGCATCTACGTGAAGATCGTCGGCATATTCGTGATGAAGATGTCCGGTTAGTGCGTGCGGTATTGCAAACGCGCATGAATTTAGAAATGGCATTAACCGAAGAAATGCTGGCCCATGCGCTAGACATTCAGCCGCAAGACGTTTGTTTGGTGCCTGAGCATCGTGCTGAAGTGACCACCGAAGGTGGGCTTGATGTCTTAGCTAATCCAGCGCATTGCGGTCGATATATTCAAACATTACAAGACGCAGGGATTCGCACTTCAATTTTTATTGATCCGGATCACGCGCAAATTAAAATGGCCCATGAATTGGGCGCGCCAGTGATTGAGATTCATACTGGCCGTTATGCTGATGCTAAAAATAGGGTTGAGCAACAATCTGAATTAGAACGCGTTAAAGAAGCGGCAACTTATGCTGCATCTTTAGGTTTGGTGGTTAATGCTGGGCATGGTTTGCATTATCACAATGTACAAGCCATTGCCGCTATAGCTGAAATTGAAGAGCTTAATATTGGGCATGCTTTAATTTCGCATTCAATTTTTGTCGGTTTAAAAACCGCAATTGTCGAAATGAAGGCATTAATGCAGGCTGCGCGCTGCGGTTAA
- the recO gene encoding DNA repair protein RecO has protein sequence MTRSSSKLRINLQPAFVLHQYAYRETSRLLDVFSRDHGRVTLYARGVQRPGSQIRSVLLGFQPLLLSWFGGGDLKTLHAAQWQPGLPQLSGLPLLCGFYMNELLQRLCPKEEANPALFTAYFSAIQALGKLGTDQRAVEPILRLFERQLLDSLGYGIDWQRIARSDQPLNLRERYEFEYGVGLVPSQSATACPATLILAFAAGDFTDGNVLPWAKMWMRQSIAAVLGDSVLHTRQLLIDLQKL, from the coding sequence ATGACGCGTTCGTCAAGTAAGCTGCGGATTAATTTGCAGCCTGCTTTTGTTCTGCACCAGTATGCGTATCGTGAAACGAGCCGCTTGTTGGATGTGTTTTCTCGAGATCATGGTCGTGTAACGCTCTACGCACGTGGCGTGCAGCGACCAGGGTCGCAAATTCGCAGTGTTTTGCTGGGTTTTCAACCATTGTTGTTGTCATGGTTTGGGGGCGGGGATTTAAAAACACTGCATGCTGCACAATGGCAGCCTGGCTTGCCCCAGTTAAGCGGCTTGCCGCTGTTGTGTGGTTTTTATATGAACGAGCTGTTGCAGCGTTTATGTCCTAAAGAAGAGGCCAATCCCGCCTTATTTACCGCTTATTTTTCTGCAATTCAAGCTTTAGGCAAACTCGGCACGGATCAGCGTGCGGTTGAACCTATTTTGCGCTTGTTTGAACGTCAATTACTCGATAGCTTGGGTTATGGTATTGATTGGCAGCGTATCGCCCGATCTGATCAACCGCTCAATTTGCGTGAACGGTATGAGTTTGAATATGGCGTTGGTTTAGTGCCCAGTCAAAGTGCTACAGCTTGTCCTGCAACGCTGATTTTGGCATTTGCTGCGGGAGATTTTACCGACGGAAACGTTTTGCCATGGGCCAAAATGTGGATGCGACAATCGATTGCTGCAGTTTTGGGTGATTCCGTATTGCACACGCGACAATTGCTGATTGATTTGCAGAAGTTATAA
- the era gene encoding GTPase Era has translation MNDLIHKESAVSDGFRCGFVAIVGQPNVGKSTLMNHLIGQKLSITSRKAQTTRHRITGILTSETAQFVFVDTPGFQKRFRNALNQAMNRSVTTTLADVDAILFVVEAGRFGPADQAVLELLPKDRPVILVINKVDMLPNKSALFPFIEEVAQSFNFAAIVPVSAQKGLKLDVLVSAIEPLLPESVPMFGEDQITDRNERFLASEIIREKIFRMMGEELPYVMAVEIEKFEEETLADGRELRRIYAAILVDRENQKPILIGKNGTKLKKIATDARIDMEKLFDAKVHLEVWVKVKSGWADDTRLVRQFGYE, from the coding sequence ATGAATGATTTAATACATAAAGAAAGTGCAGTAAGCGACGGTTTTCGCTGTGGTTTTGTTGCCATTGTTGGTCAACCTAACGTTGGTAAGTCAACGTTAATGAATCATTTGATTGGTCAAAAATTAAGTATTACGTCGCGTAAGGCACAAACTACCCGTCATCGTATTACTGGGATTTTAACCTCTGAGACTGCACAGTTTGTTTTTGTAGATACGCCAGGGTTTCAAAAGCGGTTTAGAAATGCGCTCAATCAAGCGATGAATCGTAGTGTAACGACAACGTTAGCCGATGTTGACGCGATTTTATTTGTGGTTGAAGCTGGGCGTTTTGGTCCTGCAGATCAAGCGGTACTTGAGTTATTGCCTAAAGATCGTCCGGTTATTTTGGTGATTAATAAAGTCGATATGCTGCCCAATAAGTCGGCGTTATTCCCGTTTATTGAAGAAGTTGCTCAGAGTTTTAACTTTGCCGCAATTGTGCCGGTATCGGCCCAAAAAGGCTTGAAATTAGATGTCTTGGTGTCGGCGATCGAACCGTTGCTACCAGAGTCAGTGCCGATGTTTGGTGAAGATCAGATTACCGACCGTAACGAGCGATTTTTGGCTTCGGAAATTATTCGTGAGAAAATTTTCCGCATGATGGGCGAAGAATTGCCCTATGTAATGGCAGTAGAAATCGAAAAATTCGAAGAAGAAACACTGGCTGATGGCCGTGAATTACGTCGAATTTATGCAGCGATTTTGGTGGATAGAGAAAATCAAAAGCCGATTTTGATTGGTAAAAATGGCACCAAATTAAAGAAAATCGCTACCGATGCCCGTATTGATATGGAAAAATTGTTTGATGCCAAAGTGCATTTAGAGGTTTGGGTCAAAGTAAAAAGTGGTTGGGCTGATGACACCCGTTTGGTGCGTCAATTCGGTTACGAATAA
- the rnc gene encoding ribonuclease III — protein MSVVLPAERLQKTLGYVFSEPKLLKQALTHRSFSSKHNERLEFVGDGILNSIVARSLYFAFPQLSEGDLSRLRAHFVRQESLAVIASELQLGDYLSLGEGELKSGGHRRPSILADALEAILGAIWLDGGFAAVEAVLNQLFAARIAAVNPEEAMKDPKTSLQEWLQARKVELPNYVIERQQGDSPDQIFEVSCTIAELKVSAKAEGTSRRAAEQLAAGAVLHQLREQFPGKKVVRK, from the coding sequence TTGTCAGTCGTCTTACCCGCCGAGCGTTTGCAAAAAACGCTCGGTTATGTTTTTTCTGAGCCTAAGCTGCTAAAGCAAGCATTGACGCATCGTAGTTTCTCATCGAAACACAATGAGCGGCTTGAGTTTGTTGGCGATGGTATTTTGAACTCAATTGTGGCGCGTAGCTTGTATTTTGCTTTCCCACAGTTGAGTGAAGGCGATTTGTCACGTTTGCGTGCGCATTTTGTTCGGCAAGAGTCATTGGCGGTGATTGCCAGTGAATTGCAGCTGGGTGATTACCTTTCGCTGGGCGAAGGGGAGTTAAAAAGCGGTGGTCATCGTCGCCCGAGTATTTTGGCAGATGCACTCGAAGCGATTTTGGGCGCGATTTGGCTCGATGGCGGCTTTGCCGCTGTAGAGGCGGTATTAAATCAGTTGTTTGCTGCGCGTATTGCTGCGGTTAATCCTGAAGAAGCAATGAAAGATCCAAAAACCTCATTGCAAGAGTGGTTACAAGCTCGCAAAGTTGAATTGCCTAACTACGTGATTGAACGGCAGCAGGGTGATTCACCTGACCAAATTTTTGAAGTAAGTTGCACCATTGCTGAATTAAAAGTCAGCGCAAAAGCAGAAGGTACTAGCCGGCGAGCCGCAGAGCAGCTTGCTGCTGGCGCAGTACTCCATCAATTGCGTGAGCAATTTCCAGGCAAAAAGGTTGTACGAAAATGA